Proteins from a genomic interval of Pseudodesulfovibrio nedwellii:
- a CDS encoding NifB/NifX family molybdenum-iron cluster-binding protein, with the protein MKIALPTRDGNIDDHFGHCNHYTIITLDDDQNIVSKERMDSPEGCGCKSDIAPILASKGVKVMLAGNMGQGAVNILQANKIQVVRGCSGPIDEVTAKWLAGEIKDELIVCNHHDCGHH; encoded by the coding sequence ATGAAAATAGCTCTCCCCACCCGTGACGGTAATATCGACGATCATTTTGGCCATTGCAACCATTACACTATAATCACGCTGGATGATGATCAGAACATTGTCAGCAAAGAACGCATGGACTCCCCGGAAGGCTGCGGTTGCAAATCCGACATTGCCCCGATTCTGGCCTCCAAGGGCGTAAAAGTCATGCTCGCCGGCAACATGGGCCAAGGCGCGGTCAATATTCTTCAGGCCAACAAGATTCAGGTCGTACGCGGTTGCTCCGGGCCGATCGACGAAGTCACCGCAAAATGGTTGGCCGGTGAAATCAAGGATGAACTCATTGTCTGCAACCATCACGACTGCGGCCATCACTAG
- a CDS encoding CTP synthase, whose translation MKTKFIFITGGVLSSLGKGLAAASIGALLQARGLKATIQKLDPYINVDPGTMNPFQHGEVYVTDDGAETDLDLGHYERYLETALSQQNNYTSGSIYNSVIQKERRGDYLGGTVQVIPHITDAIKEAVINLPNGEDVALIEIGGTVGDIEGQPFLEAIRQLKNDLGKENVLYIHLTLVPYLKAAGELKTKPTQHSVKELRSIGIQPDIIICRSEVMLEDHLKRKIALFCDVDEDAVFTGEDVSNIYEVPLKFYEQGVDQKIAILLKLPARNAELAPWENLVHTLKNPKGSVKIGIIGKYVDLTEAYKSLHEALVHGGVANEVDVQLEYVNSEKVNAKNVDKKLKGLDGILVPGGFGARGVEGKILAIQYARENKVPFFGICLGMQCACIEFARNVIGLEDANSEEFDKNTPNNIIYLMKEWYDFRTKKTETRCEESEKGGTMRLGSYPCKLKKGTVAYEAYKTEKIDERHRHRFEYNNKFIPQFEEHGMVLSGTAPDESLVEIVELPDHPWYLGCQFHPEFKSNPMKPHPLFRDFIKAAKDEKGKK comes from the coding sequence ATGAAAACCAAATTCATATTTATTACCGGTGGTGTTCTCTCTTCTCTGGGCAAAGGACTTGCTGCCGCATCCATCGGCGCACTCCTTCAAGCTCGAGGTTTGAAGGCAACAATCCAGAAACTCGACCCGTATATTAATGTCGATCCTGGCACCATGAATCCTTTCCAGCATGGTGAAGTATACGTCACTGATGACGGTGCAGAAACCGACCTCGATCTTGGTCACTACGAGCGTTATCTTGAAACGGCTTTGAGCCAGCAAAACAACTACACCTCCGGCTCCATCTACAACTCCGTTATTCAGAAAGAACGCCGTGGCGATTACTTGGGCGGTACCGTGCAGGTTATCCCGCACATTACCGACGCCATCAAGGAAGCAGTTATCAACCTGCCCAACGGCGAAGATGTTGCCCTGATCGAAATCGGCGGTACAGTCGGTGATATCGAAGGTCAGCCTTTCCTTGAAGCCATTCGTCAGCTCAAGAATGACCTGGGCAAGGAAAACGTCCTGTACATTCACCTGACACTGGTTCCCTATCTGAAGGCCGCTGGTGAGTTGAAGACCAAGCCCACGCAGCATTCTGTCAAGGAACTGCGCAGCATCGGTATCCAGCCGGATATCATCATCTGTCGCTCCGAGGTGATGCTTGAAGACCACCTCAAGCGTAAGATTGCCTTGTTCTGTGACGTTGACGAAGACGCTGTGTTTACCGGCGAAGATGTTTCCAACATTTACGAAGTCCCCTTGAAATTTTACGAACAGGGCGTTGATCAAAAGATCGCCATTTTGTTGAAGCTGCCAGCTCGCAACGCGGAACTTGCTCCGTGGGAAAATCTCGTCCACACGCTGAAAAACCCCAAGGGCTCCGTTAAAATTGGTATTATTGGCAAATATGTAGACCTGACCGAAGCATACAAGAGCCTGCATGAAGCTCTGGTGCACGGCGGTGTGGCCAACGAAGTTGACGTACAACTTGAGTACGTGAATTCCGAAAAGGTGAACGCCAAGAACGTTGATAAGAAACTGAAAGGTTTGGACGGCATTCTTGTACCCGGCGGCTTTGGTGCACGTGGTGTGGAAGGCAAGATTCTGGCCATTCAGTATGCACGTGAAAACAAGGTGCCGTTCTTCGGAATTTGTCTCGGCATGCAGTGTGCCTGCATTGAATTCGCCCGTAACGTGATTGGTTTGGAAGATGCAAATTCTGAAGAATTTGATAAAAATACTCCGAACAACATCATTTATCTGATGAAAGAATGGTACGACTTCCGCACCAAGAAGACCGAAACACGGTGTGAAGAATCGGAAAAGGGCGGCACCATGCGTCTTGGTTCTTACCCGTGTAAGCTCAAGAAGGGTACGGTCGCATACGAGGCTTACAAGACAGAGAAGATCGACGAGCGTCATCGTCATCGTTTTGAATACAACAATAAGTTTATCCCGCAGTTCGAGGAGCATGGCATGGTTTTGTCCGGCACAGCTCCTGATGAATCCCTCGTGGAAATCGTCGAACTGCCAGATCATCCTTGGTATCTGGGCTGTCAGTTCCACCCGGAATTCAAGTCCAATCCCATGAAGCCCCATCCGCTTTTCAGGGATTTCATCAAGGCAGCCAAGGACGAAAAGGGCAAGAAATAG
- a CDS encoding phosphoribosylformylglycinamidine synthase subunit PurQ, which translates to MARVNALVITGYGTNCEKESAYALKQAGAENADIAYFSDLAAGHVRMDKYNYLLCPGGFLDGDDLGAAQAAALRWRWSNDAEGKPVLDQLKVFFDNGGIILGICNGFQLLCKLGLLPAIGGKYFERQVSLSYNDSGRFEDRWVRLKTNPASPCVFTKGIDMIDVPIRHGEGKIIPMDDDTFKAIQDNNLIAVQYVHPETGEPTLEYPYNPNGSPLGIAGLTDPSGRILGLMPHPEAYNHITNHPSWTRGTDPNMPLGLAMLEAGVKYLADQ; encoded by the coding sequence ATGGCGCGCGTCAATGCACTTGTCATCACAGGATACGGTACCAACTGCGAAAAGGAATCCGCTTATGCACTTAAGCAGGCGGGAGCAGAGAATGCCGATATCGCCTACTTTTCCGACCTTGCCGCAGGCCATGTGCGCATGGATAAGTATAATTATTTGCTCTGTCCCGGCGGATTTCTCGACGGCGACGACCTTGGAGCCGCTCAGGCCGCAGCACTGCGCTGGCGTTGGTCAAACGATGCCGAAGGCAAACCGGTTCTGGATCAGCTCAAAGTTTTTTTTGATAACGGCGGTATTATTCTTGGTATCTGCAACGGCTTTCAACTTTTATGCAAGCTTGGTTTGCTTCCGGCTATCGGTGGCAAATATTTTGAACGTCAGGTTTCATTGTCCTATAATGACTCTGGCCGTTTCGAAGATCGTTGGGTCCGCCTTAAAACCAACCCGGCTTCTCCGTGCGTATTCACCAAAGGCATCGACATGATCGATGTTCCCATTCGTCACGGTGAAGGCAAAATCATTCCCATGGACGACGACACATTCAAGGCCATTCAGGACAACAACCTGATTGCTGTTCAATATGTACACCCTGAAACCGGCGAACCGACATTGGAATATCCGTATAATCCAAATGGTTCTCCTCTGGGTATCGCTGGCCTGACCGATCCGTCCGGCCGTATTCTGGGACTCATGCCCCACCCCGAGGCTTACAATCACATCACCAACCATCCGTCATGGACGCGCGGCACTGATCCCAACATGCCGCTCGGTTTGGCTATGCTCGAAGCCGGTGTAAAATATCTGGCCGACCAATAA
- a CDS encoding nucleoside deaminase: protein MSIRIPPEPPEGASWRSFMDVAFQEACKAAKVGESPIGAALFDMDGTLIASAHNQPISLNDPTGHAEVLCLRKAADRLKNYRLTNTIMAVTLEPCLMCTGALIHARVQGVIFAARDTRAGALVSNLDGHALPFTNHKIWTIEGVMGEECSGLLKRFFLERRK, encoded by the coding sequence ATGTCTATTCGTATTCCTCCTGAACCGCCTGAAGGCGCAAGCTGGCGTTCATTTATGGACGTGGCGTTTCAGGAGGCGTGCAAGGCCGCTAAAGTGGGAGAATCTCCCATTGGTGCGGCCTTGTTTGACATGGACGGCACGCTTATCGCCAGCGCGCATAACCAGCCTATTTCTCTCAACGATCCGACAGGTCACGCCGAAGTCCTTTGTCTGCGCAAAGCTGCGGATAGATTGAAAAACTATCGTTTAACAAACACTATCATGGCTGTCACTCTGGAGCCGTGTCTTATGTGTACCGGCGCGCTTATTCATGCCCGTGTACAAGGTGTGATTTTTGCCGCACGAGACACACGGGCCGGAGCGTTGGTTTCCAATCTCGACGGCCACGCCCTGCCCTTCACGAATCACAAGATATGGACCATCGAGGGCGTCATGGGCGAAGAGTGTAGCGGCCTGCTCAAAAGATTTTTTCTGGAACGCAGAAAATAA